The sequence GTATTATCTAATTTTATTTTAAACTTGCGTAATATGCCGCAATATTCTCCATATCTGCATCTGATAACATAGAAGCCATAGGCGCCATTACAGGGTCTTTACGAGTACCGCTTTTAAACGCTTTTAATTGTTTAACAGTGTAAACCGCTTTTTGTCCTGCTAAGTTAGGATACATAGGTATAGCACTAATACCTGCAGCACCATGACAAGCTGCACATGTTGCTGATTTTGCTTTACCTGCAGCAACGTCTGCTGCTTGAACATTAATTGCTGTTAACGCTAACCCTGAAACTAATAATAATTTTTTTATCATTTTACTTACTCACATTGCTTAATTTAATTGTTTGAATCAAATTAGTATAAGTGATTATGGGCACTTAATTAATATGATCATTGTTTAGTGTAGAATAAAACACTTAAAAAAACTTTGCGTTAACGCAAAAAAAGCAACTTATTAAGAAAATCTGAGAGTTATAGGAGTATTTTTGCAAAATACGACTCTTTTATTTTTTTATGTACTTAGGTAATGAAATGACAAAGATTCAATTTGATATTGAACATCAATTATTATTAATTTTAAACGATGTACCTCCGCAAGATGATGACTTTGAACTATGGGCTAGCATATTTTTACACCATGATGCTTTTTCAAAATGTGAATTTGAACAAGGTGCAGACATTCACTTAATGAGATTTATATATGAAAATCAAAGATTTAACCTTAACTTTGAACATTACAGTGAAAGTGTTTGGATCACAGCTGACGGTATAGAAGCCGAAGCATTATTACCTGAGTTATATCAGTACCTATTAAGTCATTGATATTCAATTTATTTTAGGTATTTGTTATAAACGATAAAGAATAGACGCTTAAATATCAAGCAAAAATAATCTATTACGATACACTATAAATATAAAAGTTATTGAACAGGTTATTTTTGCAATTAAACTATTAATAATATTATCAATGAGTTATTTATTTACATGTGCAATGCTTAGCTTTGCACAAGATGCCCCATTGCCAATAAAGTTAGCCAATAGTTGTAAATCAAAAACACCAAAAGATGGTAAGTCTAATGAAGAAGCACACGCTATATTAGATAATAGCTATACATTACCTAAAGCATTACCGGGTCTAAAAGTAGGAAAAATCACATTTAAGCGCCTCGATATTTTTGATACTTCAAACCCAGATGAAGATATTGCACTATTCAGGTTGGCCAATAAACTGCACCTTGCAACAAGAGAGGACGTGATAGAATCACAACTACTTTTTGCACCTGATGAACTTTATTCTCCAAAAATATTATTAGAATCAGAACGCTTATTAAGAAATGCATCTTATTTATACGATGCACGAATTACAGCTGAAATAAATTGCCATAACACAGTAGATATTAACGTCATTACTAAAGAGCTATGGACATTAGTACCCGAAATTAATTTTAGTCGCTCGGGAGGCGAAAATAAATCAAAAATTGGTTTTAGAGATTCTAATTTATTTGGCTTAGGTAAACGCATCTCTATATCAAAAACATCAAATGCTGATCGAGATGGATACTTATTTATATATGACGATCCCAATATATTAAATTCAAGGTATCGTAGCCATTTAGAATACTCAGATAACTCTGATGGCGAACACTATTATTTTGACATTAACTATCCTTTTTTTGCTTTAAGTACACCTTATAGCTATGGCTTTAAAACTTATTCAAATAGACGTACCGAGCAGATTTATAATCGTGGCGAAGTTATTTCTGAATTTTCACAAAACACACAAATCAACCAATTTCATTTTGGCTTATCATCTAGAGAGCAAACATGGGTAAAAAGAATTTCATTTGGTTATCAAATAGAAAAGCATGAATTTTCAGAGCTAATAAATTCAACAATCCCAGTCGCAGAAGATCGTAATCTCAACTACCCTTGGTTCTCTATTAGGTGGCTACAAGATAACTATATAAAAATAAATAACTTTGACTCTATATCCCGCACCGAAGACTTAAATCTAGGCTGGGATTTTTCAGCAAAAATGGGCTATTCAGATAAAAATTTATCTAATGATGATAATCGACTCATTTACCAAACATCTATAAATAAAGCTCACTTTCAATCAAAAGATATTCTATGGCGTTTTAATGCAGGGCTTTATGGGTATTGGAATTTTAAACATGCTGAAATAGAAAATGCGCTCTTAAGTTCATCAGCACAAGTACATTACAATACCAATCTAAGTCAATCTTGGTATGCAAAACTAAAAGTGCAATATAGTAAAAACTTAACCTTAGATAACCAATTAACTTTAGGAGGCGATACAGGTCTTAGAGGCTATCCTATTCAGTATCAAAATGGCGATCAAAGTGTCTTATTTAATATAGAAAAGCGCTATTATTGGGAGTATAACTTTTTACAGTTATTTAGCGTTGGTGGTGCTGCTTTTTTTGATATTGGCAGAGCCTGGTATTCAAATAAAGACAATGGCATTAATGGTGGCACACTCAAAGATATCGGTATAGGGCTTAGATTGGCGCCTTCTAAGGCTAATTCTAAAACCGTCATACATATAGATTTAGCGATCCCATTAGATAAATCAGAAGATGTTGAATCTGCACAATGGTTACTAACGGTAAAAAATACTTTTTAAGATATAAAACCCATTATTCATAGTCAGCTTCAATTGAGCATACATTAAATTTAAATAGCTCAATATCTTGACTCCAATATTCAGCTCGTCAACCTCCCTTTTGTTTTAAAGCAGTTACAAACTCTTCCACTGTTGCTAGTTGCTCCCACACAAAAGGTAAAAAAATAGCTCGTTTACTACCTTGCTTTAGCATGAGGCCATCTAATTTGGGCTTTAATTTTTTAAATAAGATATTTTCACCTAAGTTTTCCATTTCAACTAATTCAGATAAAATTGAAATATGAAAACTCACTGTTTTAAGTTCACTTTGGGTTAAAGGTAAAAAGCATGGATCTTCGCAGGCACTGCTATATGTATGATCACATAAATCTTTATACAAAGGTGCATCAGCAATATATGTACCCATACAACCTTTTAACCCCCCTTGTGTATAAAGCGTTACAAAACTCGCTTTTTTTGATTTAAAACTTCAGAGGTAGGAGGTATCGAGGGAATATAATGCTGTTTATTTATTGAATATGATAAAGACTTGCGTACTAATTTACATAACTGTGCTTTATCATAACGATTGCATTGTCACTTTAGTCAAAGCCGTCAATACTTTGGTCGACGCCGCATCCCTATTCATACTACCTAAAAAACGAATAAAAAATAAAACCAAACCAACTCACTACAAGCAAAACCCAAGGCAATGTACTTTTAAAATCAACACTTGATTCGACCTTAACTTCTAAAGTTGAATCTTCTTGAGATTTTGATTTTGCTTGTTGCTTTTTAAATTTATCTCTTTGACGAGACTTTATTTTTTGTTGTTTTTTAAATTCACTAATGCCTTTCTCTATACCTTTAGCAATTAGTTTTGTTTGCTCTTTAGTTTGTCCTGATTTTTGAATACTTTTGGCAACAGCCATTGCCTGCTGCTGAGTTTCGTTTGATGTTTTTTGATTCATTTTTTCTCTTATTTTTATTTAAGTGCGCAATCTTAATTGCCAATTTCCGCTATGTTCATCTGCACAATTTTCTTCGGTATCAAAAATAATTTGTTTTTCCGGTTTAATTTTTATTTTCAGTGAAGCAAGTTTCTTAACTATTAAATCTACCAAAAACACATCCAGTGAAGATGATTTAGCTTGAATCAAATCATCATTTGATTCAAATACACATACTATAGATAAACTAGCGGGAAACTTATCATAATTTACCTGATGCGTTAGCCACACAAAACCATCTACTTCTATTAGTGCTTGTTCGCAAACTTGATTTAAAACATTGCGAATATTGTTATCTATTTTCTTATCTGTTTTACGCATTAATTACTCAAAATTTAACATCTCTATACCTATTTTAAACCTGTTGCCTTACTTTAGGAAACCCCTTATTTATAAGACTTTTAAGATAAATTCATTATTTTTTACAAGTATTTTTTGCTCGTTTACGGCTTTTTCAGCAACAACAACCACACAAGGTGGTTTTGGTATTAAGTCTAATGATGGTAAATACAGCTTTAAATTTAATGGTAGAATTCAAGCTGATGCAGCTGTATATCACAGTGATGACATTGACTTAAATAATGGCACCGAAGTCAGAAGATCGCGATTTGCAGCAAAAGGCAACATAGAAGATTGGGGTTATAAACTGCAATATGACTTTATTTATAGTGAGGTAATAAAAGATGCTTATGTTGTATAACAAGGTTTTAACAACACCGAAGTTTTCATTGGTAGCCAAATTGAAGCTTTTACAATGAAACCAAAAACAAGCTCAAATGACGTTACTTTCATAGAGCGCTCAACAGTTATTGAAGCTTTTGGTTTAAATCGTGCAATTGGCGTTGCAGATCGTCAATGGGGTGATAATTGGAGTTTAAATTATGGTGTCTATGGACAAGATGTAAATCATTATAAAGGTGGAGATGAACAACTTAACTTTAATACTAGATTTAATTATGCACCTATTATTAGCGATGATAAGTTAGTCTCTTTTGGTGGGTCTATCGCCGCTATCAATTTGCCTGAAGGTGAAGTTTTACTGGTATTACCGCCACGACTTAATGCTATCGCTTGCTCGTGTTTAGATGCAGCACCTGTACTGTGTTGGTGTGCTTTAATATAACTACCATCAATAAATTCCCACTCAGTATCACTATTTTGTGCTAACGTTTTGAACATTCTCATTAATATGCCTTTTCTTGACCAAAGAAGAAAACGGCGATAAATGGTATTTTACAACCCAAAATATTCAGGCAAATCACGCCACGGACAACCAACACGTAAGCGATAAAGTATTCCTTCTAGCGTTTTTCGATGTTC is a genomic window of Pseudoalteromonas sp. '520P1 No. 423' containing:
- a CDS encoding cytochrome c, encoding MIKKLLLVSGLALTAINVQAADVAAGKAKSATCAACHGAAGISAIPMYPNLAGQKAVYTVKQLKAFKSGTRKDPVMAPMASMLSDADMENIAAYYASLK
- a CDS encoding DUF3630 family protein, with the translated sequence MTKIQFDIEHQLLLILNDVPPQDDDFELWASIFLHHDAFSKCEFEQGADIHLMRFIYENQRFNLNFEHYSESVWITADGIEAEALLPELYQYLLSH
- a CDS encoding BamA/TamA family outer membrane protein; its protein translation is MSYLFTCAMLSFAQDAPLPIKLANSCKSKTPKDGKSNEEAHAILDNSYTLPKALPGLKVGKITFKRLDIFDTSNPDEDIALFRLANKLHLATREDVIESQLLFAPDELYSPKILLESERLLRNASYLYDARITAEINCHNTVDINVITKELWTLVPEINFSRSGGENKSKIGFRDSNLFGLGKRISISKTSNADRDGYLFIYDDPNILNSRYRSHLEYSDNSDGEHYYFDINYPFFALSTPYSYGFKTYSNRRTEQIYNRGEVISEFSQNTQINQFHFGLSSREQTWVKRISFGYQIEKHEFSELINSTIPVAEDRNLNYPWFSIRWLQDNYIKINNFDSISRTEDLNLGWDFSAKMGYSDKNLSNDDNRLIYQTSINKAHFQSKDILWRFNAGLYGYWNFKHAEIENALLSSSAQVHYNTNLSQSWYAKLKVQYSKNLTLDNQLTLGGDTGLRGYPIQYQNGDQSVLFNIEKRYYWEYNFLQLFSVGGAAFFDIGRAWYSNKDNGINGGTLKDIGIGLRLAPSKANSKTVIHIDLAIPLDKSEDVESAQWLLTVKNTF
- a CDS encoding DUF2956 domain-containing protein; amino-acid sequence: MNQKTSNETQQQAMAVAKSIQKSGQTKEQTKLIAKGIEKGISEFKKQQKIKSRQRDKFKKQQAKSKSQEDSTLEVKVESSVDFKSTLPWVLLVVSWFGFIFYSFFR